The following DNA comes from Candidatus Hydrogenedens sp..
AATTTGAAGAACGATTAAAAAGTGTAATGAGAGAAATTCAAAGGGAAGACAATATAATCCTTTTTATTGACGAGATACATACTATTGTTGGTGCTGGTGCTGCTGAAGGAGCTGTGGACGCAGCCAATATGTTAAAACCTGCGCTTGCACGAGGAGAACTACAATGTATTGGTGCTACAACTGCCGATGAATATCGGAAATATATTGAAAAAGATGCTGCTTTAGCAAGACGCTTTCAAACAATTTTTGTTGAAGCCCCTTCTCCCGAAGAAACCATAAGAATTTTAATGGGACTTCGAGATAAATATGAAGCCCATCACAAAGTTAAGTATATGGATGATGCTATTATTGCTGCGGTAAAACTTTCCGACCAATACATCACGGACCGTTATTTGCCCGATAAAGCAATAGATGTGCTGGATGAAGCAGGTAGTCGTGTCCGACTGCAAATAACCACACGTCCCAAAGAATTAAAGGAATTAGAAACAGAAATAGAAAAAGTAACGCAAGAAAAAGAAATAGCAATAAAACATCAGGAATTTGAAAAGGCAGCTTCGCTGAGGGATAAAGAACGCCGTCTGCAAGCCCAGTATCAGGAAAAGAAGAAAGAATGGGAATTGCAGAGAGATTCTTCTCAGGCAATTGTAACATCAGAAGATATTGCTTATGTTGTGTCCAAATGGACAGGTGTTCCCCTTACCAAAATTGGAGAAACAGAAACCGAACGATTACTTCGTATGCGAGATGAATTGCATAAATCTATTGTAGGGCAAGACATGGCTATTGACGCAATTACCCGAGCCATACAAAGGTCAAGAGCCGGTATAAGACATAGCAATCGCCCGGTGGGTTCCTTCCTTTTCTTAGGTCCCACAGGTGTAGGTAAAACACTCCTTGCTAAGAAACTGGCAGAGTTTTTGTTCGGAGATGAACGAGCATTAATTACATTAGATATGTCAGAATACATGGAAAAATTTACTGTATCCCGTTTAATGGGTGCTCCTCCGGGATATATTGGTTATGATGAAGGGGGTCAACTTACAGAACAGGTGCGAAGAAGACCTTACTCAGTTGTATTATTCGATGAAATAGAAAAGGCTCACCCAGACATATTTAATGCACTACTTCAGATTCTTGAAGAAGGTCAGATGACAGATGGAAGTGGAAGAAAAATAGATTTCAAAAATACAGTTATTGTATTGACATCCAATATCGGTGCCCGTAAGATAGGGAAATCAACTTCATTAGGATTCCAGAAAGATTCTGTTGAGGAAGAATATGAAAAAATGCGGGACCGTGTTATGGAAGAGGTTCGGAAAACTTTTAATCCCGAGTTTTTAAATAGGTTAGATGAAATTTTAGTATTTCATAGGCTTACTCAAGAAGAATTAGAAAAAATTGTTGATATACAGATAGCCGAAGTTGCTAATAAATTAAGTGAGAAACAGGTAAAATTAGAAATTACACCTGAAGCGAAAAAATTCCTTGTGCAAATTAGTAGCAGTGAAGAATATGGGGCTCGACCTTTAAGACGGGCTATACAACAAAATATAGAAGACCCCCTTGCAGAGAAGTTACTTATTGGCGATATTAAAGAAGGAAATACTATACTAATTAAAGTTTCTGAGGATAATAAAAAATTAGAATTTGCTCAGAAAGAAAACGAATTTGAAAATCAGTTGCAAAAAAACGATAATAATACAGTAAAATTAATAAGTAATTAATTAGGGCTTACTGTAGGCAAAACATTGAAAATAAATTAACAAACTAATAAAGGGATTTGTTAAATGTTTAAAATAAGATATATGTATGTGGGCTGTTTTTTCGTTATCATTCTATTTTGCGGTAATGTTATGGCTCAATTAGAGGAATATGCCGGAAAAGAAGTAGTTTCTGTTCAGGTAAAAGGATTAGAAAAAATTAATGAGCAGGTAGTATTAGGACAGGTAGAAACGAAAACAGGACAAAACTTAAATCCTCGTTCTATCGCAAGAGATTTAAAAAGAATTTATGGGCTGGGTTATTTTGTAAAAGTTGACGCCGAGGTTACTCCAGAGGGAAATGGAGTAAAAGTTGTATTCGTTGTTGAAGAAGAACGAAGAATCGCAGATGTTAAAATAATTGGTTGTAAAAAAATAAAACCCCGCGCTATAGAACCAACTTTGAAACAAAAACGAGGGGCTTCTTTTATTCCAGAATTATGTGAAGAAGATAGAAAGTCTATTATCAATATGTACCAGGGGAAAGGTTATGCAAATACGAAAGTTGATATTATAACAGAAAAAATAGACCCTGGACTTGTCCGAATTATTTATTCTATTGATGAAGGGAAAAAAGCCCGTATTAAGGAAATAGAAATCGAAGGGAATAGCGCTTTATCAGACCGACAGATTAAAAAGGCAATGAAAACAAGACCTGCCTGGTGGTTTTTAGGTGGAAAGTATGATGAAACAAAGTTTGAAAACGATTTGGACAATGTCGTGAACAAATATGGAGATAATGGATATTTAGATGCAAAAGTGACTCATACGGATGTTCTTTATACGGATGGTGGTAAAAAACTAAAAATAAAATTATTTGTAGAAGAGGGTGAACAATACAAAGTCAAGTCAATCCAATACGCCAATAATAGTGTGTTTGACAATGATGAATTTGAAAAAGAGATAAAGGTAAAGCCCGAAGATATTCACAATAAAGGACAGGTTGCCAAAGATGCCCAA
Coding sequences within:
- a CDS encoding ATP-dependent Clp protease ATP-binding subunit; the protein is MLWERFTERARHVIAVARTEASKRGSEYVRTEHILFALCLEVEGIAAKALMNMGVDLEQITQEIEHRSPQGPALLISEEITYTPRAKKVLEMAAEEAHRFNHTYIGTEHILLGLIKEGESVAAKLLAEFGVDLNRAQTEIMKLLGEHGKSGGKSEMYERKKSSTPALDTFGRDLTFLAREGKLDPVIGRETEIERVVQILSRRTKNNPILIGEAGVGKTAIVEGLAQAIINGNVPDLLLNKRVLTLDLGSVIAGTKYRGQFEERLKSVMREIQREDNIILFIDEIHTIVGAGAAEGAVDAANMLKPALARGELQCIGATTADEYRKYIEKDAALARRFQTIFVEAPSPEETIRILMGLRDKYEAHHKVKYMDDAIIAAVKLSDQYITDRYLPDKAIDVLDEAGSRVRLQITTRPKELKELETEIEKVTQEKEIAIKHQEFEKAASLRDKERRLQAQYQEKKKEWELQRDSSQAIVTSEDIAYVVSKWTGVPLTKIGETETERLLRMRDELHKSIVGQDMAIDAITRAIQRSRAGIRHSNRPVGSFLFLGPTGVGKTLLAKKLAEFLFGDERALITLDMSEYMEKFTVSRLMGAPPGYIGYDEGGQLTEQVRRRPYSVVLFDEIEKAHPDIFNALLQILEEGQMTDGSGRKIDFKNTVIVLTSNIGARKIGKSTSLGFQKDSVEEEYEKMRDRVMEEVRKTFNPEFLNRLDEILVFHRLTQEELEKIVDIQIAEVANKLSEKQVKLEITPEAKKFLVQISSSEEYGARPLRRAIQQNIEDPLAEKLLIGDIKEGNTILIKVSEDNKKLEFAQKENEFENQLQKNDNNTVKLISN